The Methylomarinum sp. Ch1-1 genome contains the following window.
CCCATGTCCAGCATGCGGTCGGCTTCGTCCAGGATCAGGGTTTCCACCTGATTCAATTTGACCGCATTTTGTTCGACCAGATCCAAAAGCCTGCCCGGCGTCGCCACCAGAATATCGACGCCGCCTCGTAATTTCATCATCTGCGGATTGATTTTCACCCCGCCAAACACAACCAGGGACTTCAGGCGCGGATGTAAATGGCTTCCGTATTTGTTGACCGATTCGCCGATTTGTGCGGCGAGCTCTCGGGTCGGTGTCAGGATCAATGCTCTGACCGGTCGGTTTTTGCTGTAAGTCTGTTGCGATAAGCGATGCAGAATCGGCAAGGTGAATCCGGCGGTTTTACCGGTTCCGGTTTGAGCGGTGGCCAGGACATCATGACCGCCTAAAACGGCGGGTATGGCTTGTGATTGAATCGGGGAAGGCGTGGCATAGCCGGAATCGGCGATAGCACGCAAAAGGGGATCGGCTAAACCGAGTGCAGTAAATGGCATATTAATAAAATCTCAATGAATGGCTGCCGGTGACAAGTGTCTTGCAGCATTGTGAATGTATAACAATTTTAATTTAAGAATACGCCAACGAACGGTGGGGAAGCATTGATTGCCGTAATAGTCAGATTAAAGAGTGATGTTGATCGATGTTATGATGAATGTATTCAAGAGCGTTCTTGAATTTAATTTTTCTATTATATGCTGTTTCAAGTCTAGAACCTAGAACTATTCTCGATAAAACAGAATAAATGCCCTGGTAATGTTTATATCCATTCTGCGTTCCCACAGGGCTGTGGGAACGAGTGATGTCGCCGTAGGAGGCCCGCCTTCGGGCGGAATGACGCTTTTCGCGCCGAGGGTGGCGTTCCTACGAGTGTTGATTCAAACGGCAAATTCCTTTGCGCCCGGAGCTCTACAGAAGGCGTTGACGATAGGGTGCGTTTGGCTGCGGGGACGTAAGAGTCAATCATTAAAATGTTTTTTTAGGCTTGCCGCCATGACCATTAAAGCCCAGCCCCGGAAAATGATATCGATGCTCAGTGAAAATGCAATAAACCACATCGAGGTCGGCCAATCGTACCATACGACGAAGGCCAGTATAATTGAAACTAAACCCGTCACTCTGTTGGCCAAGGGGTTAGGGATCTCGCTGGCCGATAACAAAACATTACGGTATATCCCTTGGGTGAGTAAATAGCCGACAATTAAAAGATTTTCATTTTCGATCTCGGAACTATTGCTGCTAAAAAAGACTAAAAAACCAACGACGATATCCAATATGCCGCCCTGGATATTATACAGATACCCTTGCGTTGTTTTTGAGTTTAGACCATCGATGCAGCGTAATACACCCACCGACAGAACCACCAAGCCAATAACGGGTAGCCAGGAGGCGTTTTCTCCCAGCATGTATACATTGGGTGAGACCAAGCATAAGATTGCTATGGTTATGCCGATGCCAACCATTGCCCTTCCTCGAAGGGTGTACCAGACCGAATTTGATGTGAATTGAATGAATTCAGGTTTTTTATTAGGTTTCATGATTGCTTTCAAATAAATTGGGTTTCAAAAAAGGTTTGAAGGAACACCGAGATAGCATGGAATCAAGTGTCAGCATAGCATAAATAGCGGGTCTTCAGGCGAGATTGGAACCGCTTTTTCCGGCGCGTCTACGGGGAGGATTGATTTTTATGCTCGTAGCGACCGCTCGTTGTGTATAAGGATGAGGGAAGCCCGTGGGGATGTGTGGATTATCGATAGCCGGCGAGTTCGACATAGCCTTGGCCGGTAACGGGGCGACCCTGATGAACGCCGCTGACCGAGACGGCGCCCTCCCAATAGCGGTAGGTGATATTCAGTTCCTGATCTTCCATCAGAGGCGTGATCAATAGTTCCAGTTTCTGGGAAGGAATCGACAGTCTCCATTGGGATGGATAGCTAATCCCGGAGTGCGGACTGCGCCAATTATCGAGCTGTTCGATGACGACGTCCGTTGAGCTCAGATTGGTTTGGCTGTGGTCGGCGTGAAAAACGGCGCCGGCGCTGTGCGGGTCGGCCTTGCCGTCTTTGCGTCGCAGCCGGTAAAACATGATCTCGCTATCGTCGAAGAGCTGCAGGGCAAACCAATCCCAGCCGGCTTGCTCCTTTGACAGCGCGCTGCTGCTCCATTCCCGGTCCATCCAGCTGGCGCCGTTGACGGCAAAGTTCTCGTGTCCGATTCGTAGCCGGCCTTCGGTCTGCAGCCGGGTGTAGGAGTAATAATACGAGGCGTTGCCGGGTTCGGCGCTTTTCTGGCTAAGGCCGTCTTGACCTTGCAGGACAAGCGGTTTCAGCGGCGTCAGTTGCAGGTCGATCGCCGCTTCATCGCTTTGAGCGTTCAGCGTGATGCCTGCCTTTTCATTCGCATCGTGTGCCCGGGCTTGCCAATCATAAAGCCAGACATGCAGCTTGTCCTTGCGGGCGCCGGCCAAACCGTTGCCGGCGCGGGCGTAGCGTTCATCGGCGTAAAAGCGCTGGTTTTCGACATCGGTCAGCGCGAAATGGGCCATATAGACCTGATTGCTGCGCCAGTTCGATGCGCCGGCGATCGGCTGTGACGTAAGGGCGAAACGGAAAAAGGTCAGTTCGTAACCGAAGCGGCGCCCCGTCTTCGACTGCAGATTGCCGGTGTAATACCACCATTCGGAGCGGTAGGCGTCATGCGGGCCGTGGTCCCTTGGAAAGACGAACGGTCTCGGTTTAAATACACGGGCAAATTCTTCATCGTCGGCGGACAGCACCTCGGATACCGTGTTTTTAGGCTCGGCTTCAGGCTGTGCGTTTTGCTGGCCGATAAACCAGGCCAACGCCAATATGACGATTAACAGGCTAGCCCAAATCAGTCGTTTGTTCGTGTTATTCATTTTTTGATGCCTCGGCCGGGCCATAAATGCCGTTATTTCGAAGCGTCACGTAACCGCTGGCGCGGTAACATGACCTACGACTTTACTAGGTTATTCATTTCTCAATGCCTCGGCTGGACGGGTGCGGGCCATTTTGATCGCCGGTAACACGCCGGCCAGCAGCGCGGCCATCAGCGCCAAGAGCATGCCTTGCGCCAATACCTGGGCGTCCCAATGCAAGGTCAGGGTCCAGCCGAAAGAGCGTTTATAAACGACGGTGATCAACACATAAGCCATCAGCAGTCCGACCGGTAGCGCCATTAAGCCGGCCAACAGCCCTAATAAGCCGGTTTCGGTGGCAATCAAACGGGCGATTTGCCACGGCGTCATGCCTATCGCCCGGAGCACGCCGAGCTGCCGGGTGCGCTCAAACTGCAAGGCCATCAAGGCGCTGAACACGCCGATAAAGGCGATCGTTGCGGCAAGCCAGCGCAGCGTTTCGGTAATCTTGAAGGTGCGGGCGAACATCTGCATCGAGGTGCGGTAAATCGCCTTTTCGGAATTGACCGTTTGGTAGGGTTTGAGCAAGGCGTTAATGCGCGCCTCCAATTGCTGTCGATCGGCTTCCGGGCGCGCATAAATCCCGATGCCGGAGTAGCCCAAATCCGGCCAGTATTGCCGATAGATGTCGCGGCTCATGGTAAGGTGGCCCTGGTCACCGCTATAATCGGCGTATATCGCGATGACCTTGACGGTCTGTTCGCCGTCGGCGGTGCGCAACTTCAATTTGTCGCCCAGGTGGACGTGATGATGATAGGCATAGGGTTCGGTCACGAAGATCGTGTCTTGCCGGTTGAAGGCCTTCCAGACATCCGGTATTTGTTGCTTGAAAATGAAGCCTTGTTTGGCCTGTTCGTTTAATTCAAACACGGAAACCCGGGTCCGCTGCTCGCCGACAAATAATTGCGTGCGCAGCACGCTGCTCAGTCGGGCAACGTCCGGCAAAGCGGCCAATTGGTCGCGCAGACGCCGGTCTTGTCGGGCTTTATCGGCCGCCTCGTCGTTGCCGGCGACCGAGACATAAAGATCGGCCCGCAGGCTGGTTTGCAGCCAATCCGAAACCGTTTGGCGAAAGCTGCCAATCATCAAGTCCATGCCGATCGCGGCCGCAACGGCAATCATCAAGGTCGCGATGGCCAGCCCGGTGCGGCTGATTTCGGCTCGCACCATTCTGGCCGGCAGCCGGATCAATACGCCCGACGTCTGCGGCAGCGCTTTTTCCAGCAGGCGCATCAATCCATAGGTCGCCGACGGCATCAACAGCGCAAAGCCGAACAGCATCAGGAAGATGCTGATCAGACCGGGCAAGACGGCCTGATCGGTCCACAAGACCAGGGCGGCGCTGCTCATCAACAACAGCACCGCCAAGCCGGCCGCCGATAGCAAAAGGCGATGCATCGACGATTCCAGTTGCGAACGCGCCAGCGTCAGTCGGGGGGAGTGCCGGGTCGCTTCCCAGGCCGGCGCCAACACGGCCAGCAAGGTCGCGGCTATCCCCAATACGACGGCCTTGCCGATCTGTTGCGGGCTAATCAGCAGGGCGGTTTGGTCGACATGAAAGTAAAACAGGTTGACCGTGCCGGCAACTAGGCGCAGCAAGCCGTGCCCGAGCATGATGCCGAGGGCTATGCCTAATGTTGTGCCGATCAGTCC
Protein-coding sequences here:
- a CDS encoding lipocalin-like domain-containing protein — protein: MNNTNKRLIWASLLIVILALAWFIGQQNAQPEAEPKNTVSEVLSADDEEFARVFKPRPFVFPRDHGPHDAYRSEWWYYTGNLQSKTGRRFGYELTFFRFALTSQPIAGASNWRSNQVYMAHFALTDVENQRFYADERYARAGNGLAGARKDKLHVWLYDWQARAHDANEKAGITLNAQSDEAAIDLQLTPLKPLVLQGQDGLSQKSAEPGNASYYYSYTRLQTEGRLRIGHENFAVNGASWMDREWSSSALSKEQAGWDWFALQLFDDSEIMFYRLRRKDGKADPHSAGAVFHADHSQTNLSSTDVVIEQLDNWRSPHSGISYPSQWRLSIPSQKLELLITPLMEDQELNITYRYWEGAVSVSGVHQGRPVTGQGYVELAGYR
- a CDS encoding FtsX-like permease family protein, with the protein product MSLLNKASRNFLYRHPWQLGLALLGITLGVAVVVSIDLTLDSSLNAFIQTTRTLSGKASHRISASAGGLDEKLYTRLRVKHGIHGLTPVIEGYVAAVADPDTLLKVHAFDPLTASRLQSDWQQQNTATYGRGLMTEPNSVLISRRTAAKFGVKIGEHFVIESRDKRHELTVLGWLPEDESVAGELLDNLLITDIATAQEILGMIGKLSAIHVYSKADQDQRLKRIKQYLPNDVLLIPLENQQASLRQMTQAFSLNLTALGMLSLLVGMFLIYNTMTFLVIQRRRLIGCLRAMGVTRRQVFRLMLSEALWLGLIGTTLGIALGIMLGHGLLRLVAGTVNLFYFHVDQTALLISPQQIGKAVVLGIAATLLAVLAPAWEATRHSPRLTLARSQLESSMHRLLLSAAGLAVLLLMSSAALVLWTDQAVLPGLISIFLMLFGFALLMPSATYGLMRLLEKALPQTSGVLIRLPARMVRAEISRTGLAIATLMIAVAAAIGMDLMIGSFRQTVSDWLQTSLRADLYVSVAGNDEAADKARQDRRLRDQLAALPDVARLSSVLRTQLFVGEQRTRVSVFELNEQAKQGFIFKQQIPDVWKAFNRQDTIFVTEPYAYHHHVHLGDKLKLRTADGEQTVKVIAIYADYSGDQGHLTMSRDIYRQYWPDLGYSGIGIYARPEADRQQLEARINALLKPYQTVNSEKAIYRTSMQMFARTFKITETLRWLAATIAFIGVFSALMALQFERTRQLGVLRAIGMTPWQIARLIATETGLLGLLAGLMALPVGLLMAYVLITVVYKRSFGWTLTLHWDAQVLAQGMLLALMAALLAGVLPAIKMARTRPAEALRNE